TTGGTGTGCAGGCGGCCCGCGGTGTCGATGAGCACGACGTCGGCGCCCTCCGCGATGCCCTCCTTCACGGCGTCGTACGCGATGGACGCGGGGTCGCCGCCCTCGGGGCCGCGCACCGTACGGGCGCCGACGCGCTCGCCCCAGGTCTGGAGCTGGTCGGCGGCGGCCGCGCGGAAGGTGTCGGCGGCGCCGAGCACGACGGAGCGGCCGTCCGCGACGAGGACGCGGGCGAGCTTGCCGGTCGTCGTGGTCTTGCCGGTGCCGTTGACGCCGACGACCATGACGACGCCCGGGGTCTCCAGGCCGCCCTCCGTCTTCACGGAGCGGTCGTAGTCGGTGCCGACGAGGGTGAGCAGCTCCTCGCGGAGGAGGGCGCGCAGCTCGTCGGGCGTGCGCGTGCCGAGGACCCGGACGCGCTCGCGCAGGCGCTCCACGAGCTCCTGGGTGGGGGCGACGCCGACGTCGGCGGTGAGGAGGGTGTCCTCGATCTCCTCCCACGTCTCCTCGTCGAGGTTGTCGCGCGAGAGCAGCGTCAGCAGGCCCTTGCCGAGGGAGTTCTGGGAGCGGGCGAGCCGGGCGCGCAGCCGGACGAGCCGGCCGGCGGTGGGCGCGGGGATCTCGATCTCGCGGACGGGGGGCTCCGCGACGACCGGGTCCTCGACGGCGGTGGGCGTCTCGACGGCCTCCTCGGCCGTCGGCAGGCCGACTTCGTCGATGGTCCGGCGTTTCTCGTCGCGGGGTGTCTCCGCCTCCTCGCCGACGCGTGGCTCGGCTGGCGGGGCGGTGATGGTCGGCGTGGTCGAGGGGGCCTCGGGCGGCGGGAGCTGCTTCTTCCGGCGCCCGCCGACGACGAGGCCGCTGATCACGCCGACCGCGACCAGGGCGATGACTACAGCAAGGATGACGAATTCCATGGTCTGTCCAGTATGCGCGACGCCGTTGCCGCACCTCCCTGGCGCTGCGCGGCGTGCCGGGTGTCGTACGACGACGGCTGCCCCGGCGCGCGGAAGGCGCGGGCCGGGGCAGCCGGAAGGTCGAGGAGAGGGGCAGCGGGGATTAGCCCATCTCCTCCAACGCCTTGCCCTTGGTCTCCTTCACGAACTTGAGCACGAAGGGGATGGAGAGCACGGCGAAGACCGTGTAGATGATGTACGTGCCGGAGAGGTTCCAGTCGGCGAGCGACGGGAAGCTGGCGGTGATCGTCCAGTTGGCGATCCACTGGGCGGAGGCGGCGACACCGAGGGCGGCGGCGCGGATCCGGTTGGGGAACATCTCGCCGAGGAAGACCCACACGACCACGCCCCACGAGAGGGCGAAGAAGAGGACGAAGGCGTGGGCGGCGAACAGGGCGACGACGCCCTGGGTCTCGGGCAGCTTGCCGTCCACGAGGTCGGCGGAGAACGCCCATGCCTCGATGGCGAGGGCGATGGCCATACCGGCGGAGCCGACGAGGGCGAGCGGCTTGCGGCCGACCCGGTCCACCAGCACCATCGCGATCAC
This genomic window from Streptomyces thermolilacinus SPC6 contains:
- the ftsY gene encoding signal recognition particle-docking protein FtsY, encoding MEFVILAVVIALVAVGVISGLVVGGRRKKQLPPPEAPSTTPTITAPPAEPRVGEEAETPRDEKRRTIDEVGLPTAEEAVETPTAVEDPVVAEPPVREIEIPAPTAGRLVRLRARLARSQNSLGKGLLTLLSRDNLDEETWEEIEDTLLTADVGVAPTQELVERLRERVRVLGTRTPDELRALLREELLTLVGTDYDRSVKTEGGLETPGVVMVVGVNGTGKTTTTGKLARVLVADGRSVVLGAADTFRAAAADQLQTWGERVGARTVRGPEGGDPASIAYDAVKEGIAEGADVVLIDTAGRLHTKTGLMDELGKVKRVVEKHGPLDEVLLVLDATTGQNGLIQARVFAEVVNITGIVLTKLDGTAKGGIVIAVQRELGVPVKLVGLGEGADDLAPFEPEAFVDALIGDPA